One part of the Phycisphaeraceae bacterium genome encodes these proteins:
- a CDS encoding PEP-CTERM sorting domain-containing protein translates to MFQRPFRAFGLIVAAGLLASASTAVADLNGDLFRITARSAANPSDWASLIINSSEGSWNGDVFTVSVTNRMFRDAGGAVDTRFGRLNSLDAEIHEDPSVAANFNVQGGVFNTIYSVESVLLSFPAIASAQGFASAQIGVTDQDGDGATIAPTNGGHLYRAYYNSLPGTHPYDGTLFSGSPLLPGSVVAGPNGSNILFGDSGSFIAIGVPVSDISALFEFSVSAFDLAAGTSTFTVVPAPGAVGLLGLAGLAMARRRR, encoded by the coding sequence ATGTTCCAGCGTCCGTTCCGAGCGTTTGGTCTGATCGTTGCCGCCGGTCTGCTTGCGTCCGCCTCCACGGCTGTCGCGGACTTGAACGGCGATCTCTTCCGCATCACCGCACGCTCCGCCGCCAATCCGAGCGACTGGGCCTCGCTGATCATCAACTCGTCCGAGGGCTCGTGGAACGGCGACGTCTTCACCGTCAGCGTCACGAACCGCATGTTCCGCGATGCGGGCGGCGCGGTAGATACCCGGTTCGGCCGGTTGAACTCGCTCGACGCCGAGATCCACGAGGATCCGTCGGTCGCCGCGAACTTCAACGTGCAGGGCGGTGTCTTCAACACGATCTACTCCGTTGAGTCCGTCCTCCTGTCCTTCCCCGCCATCGCGTCCGCCCAGGGCTTCGCATCCGCCCAGATCGGTGTGACCGACCAGGACGGCGACGGTGCGACGATTGCCCCGACCAACGGCGGGCACCTCTACCGCGCGTACTACAACAGCCTCCCGGGCACCCACCCCTATGACGGCACGCTCTTCAGCGGCTCCCCGCTGCTCCCGGGGAGCGTCGTTGCCGGCCCCAACGGCTCCAACATTCTCTTCGGCGACTCCGGCTCGTTTATCGCAATCGGTGTTCCCGTGAGCGACATCTCCGCCTTGTTCGAGTTCAGCGTCAGCGCGTTCGACCTCGCCGCCGGCACCAGCACGTTCACCGTCGTTCCCGCCCCGGGTGCCGTTGGTCTGCTCGGCCTCGCCGGCCTCGCGATGGCCCGTCGCCGCCGCTGA